In Planctomycetota bacterium, a genomic segment contains:
- a CDS encoding tRNA-dihydrouridine synthase, producing the protein MPAATEPCPSPTTGAARASAIGRPLVIGGVRLSTNLLLAPIANYCDLAFRLICREQGGVGLACTDLLSPQGLLRGTATSLDLARTNAEDSPVGMQLYGADPAIMAQGARWAADHGATIVDINMGCPVDKVCKKDGGSKLMCDPERAIRIAEAVRTALPDGVPLTAKMRLGWSEADCRNGVAGDLAVRLVGVGVSAITVHGRTTEMKFSGACRRDEIRRVVEAVKSASPDVPVIGNGDVREPRHAIAMLEDTGCDGVMIGRGALSTPWIFRDAWTLQTMGRVPPEPSDAEKLAIVERFFDLMVRYRGEHFAMTQIRRRISWFGKRINGGRCKDLKESVRLAGTISDVRRALRRGSGAPRAHRGVPALQKAFS; encoded by the coding sequence ATGCCGGCCGCCACAGAGCCATGCCCCTCACCCACGACCGGAGCGGCCCGCGCCTCCGCCATCGGCAGGCCGCTGGTCATCGGCGGAGTGCGGCTGTCGACCAACCTGCTGCTCGCACCCATCGCCAACTACTGCGACCTGGCCTTCCGCCTGATCTGCCGCGAGCAGGGCGGCGTGGGCCTGGCGTGCACGGACCTGCTCAGCCCCCAGGGCCTGCTGCGGGGGACGGCCACCTCGCTCGACCTGGCCCGCACCAACGCCGAGGACTCGCCGGTGGGCATGCAGCTCTACGGCGCGGATCCGGCGATCATGGCCCAGGGCGCCCGATGGGCGGCCGATCACGGCGCAACCATCGTCGACATCAACATGGGCTGCCCGGTCGACAAGGTGTGCAAGAAGGACGGCGGCAGCAAGCTGATGTGCGACCCAGAACGAGCGATCCGCATCGCCGAGGCCGTTCGCACCGCCCTGCCCGACGGCGTGCCCCTGACCGCCAAGATGCGGCTGGGCTGGAGCGAGGCCGACTGCCGCAACGGGGTTGCCGGGGACCTCGCGGTGCGGCTCGTCGGCGTGGGCGTGTCAGCCATCACCGTGCACGGTCGGACCACCGAGATGAAGTTCTCGGGCGCCTGCCGCCGCGACGAGATCCGCCGCGTCGTCGAGGCCGTGAAGTCCGCGTCCCCCGACGTACCGGTCATCGGCAACGGCGACGTCCGCGAGCCCCGCCACGCCATCGCCATGCTCGAGGACACGGGCTGCGATGGCGTCATGATCGGCCGCGGGGCGCTGAGCACGCCCTGGATCTTCCGCGATGCCTGGACCCTCCAGACCATGGGCCGCGTGCCGCCCGAGCCCAGCGACGCCGAGAAGCTGGCGATCGTGGAACGATTCTTCGATCTCATGGTGCGATACCGAGGCGAGCACTTCGCGATGACCCAGATCCGCCGCCGCATCAGCTGGTTCGGCAAGCGGATCAACGGCGGTCGCTGCAAGGACTTGAAGGAGTCGGTGCGGCTGGCAGGGACAATATCGGACGTTCGGCGGGCCCTCCGGCGTGGTTCTGGGGCCCCTCGTGCACATCGTGGGGTTCCCGCGCTACAGAAGGCCTTCTCCTAG
- a CDS encoding GC-type dockerin domain-anchored protein: MTNINRCGMLASIVGLAAGASLAQTDNEAWLLPDNQPRTSGGFSAIGDSVGCPIDVDTITGDRTCLGVEFAWGFYWISGRNIDGGDVQMIYQLDEDFNLVDMYLQETASPLWGGRDGEAIESENALFFGSEGGELVEYRYDPSTERLDLTQTTVIETDAAGTVRALAWDPDREVFYTKSFGGEIEVFDRDGVFVDLFLDPGFSTYGAGYDPVNGTVWFNDYIDLTVDPLVSIPNVRAQEWDPDTGALTGRIFEAISSSPDGTVGFIPGGMDVISDGTTVTAIFMNQADPNDFVQAFAIEGDGVPCDADCRADIDGDGSLTIFDFLGFQNLFDAGDLGADFDGDGVLTIFDFLEFQNEFDAGCP, encoded by the coding sequence ATGACGAACATCAATCGCTGTGGAATGCTCGCCTCGATTGTCGGCCTCGCCGCCGGCGCCAGCCTCGCCCAGACCGACAACGAGGCCTGGCTGCTGCCGGACAACCAGCCCCGCACCAGCGGCGGCTTCTCGGCCATCGGCGATTCGGTCGGCTGCCCGATCGACGTGGACACCATCACCGGCGACCGCACCTGCCTCGGCGTCGAGTTCGCGTGGGGCTTCTACTGGATCAGCGGCCGCAACATCGACGGCGGCGACGTCCAGATGATCTACCAGCTCGATGAGGACTTCAACCTCGTCGACATGTACCTCCAGGAGACCGCTTCGCCGCTGTGGGGCGGCCGGGACGGCGAGGCCATCGAGTCCGAGAACGCCCTGTTCTTCGGCTCCGAGGGCGGCGAACTCGTCGAGTACCGCTACGACCCCTCGACCGAGCGCCTGGACCTGACGCAGACGACGGTCATCGAAACCGACGCGGCGGGCACCGTCCGCGCGCTGGCGTGGGACCCCGATCGCGAGGTCTTCTACACCAAGAGCTTCGGCGGCGAGATCGAGGTCTTCGATCGCGACGGCGTCTTCGTCGACCTGTTCCTGGACCCGGGCTTCAGCACTTATGGCGCCGGCTACGACCCGGTCAACGGCACGGTGTGGTTTAACGACTACATCGACCTGACCGTGGACCCGCTGGTCAGCATCCCCAACGTGCGGGCCCAGGAATGGGACCCCGACACCGGTGCGCTCACGGGCCGGATCTTTGAGGCCATCTCGAGTTCGCCCGATGGCACCGTTGGCTTCATCCCGGGCGGCATGGACGTGATCAGCGACGGCACTACCGTCACCGCGATCTTCATGAACCAGGCCGATCCGAACGACTTCGTGCAGGCGTTCGCCATCGAGGGCGATGGCGTCCCCTGTGACGCCGACTGCCGCGCCGACATCGACGGCGATGGCTCGCTGACCATCTTCGACTTCCTCGGCTTCCAGAACCTCTTTGACGCGGGCGATCTGGGTGCCGACTTCGACGGCGACGGCGTCCTGACCATCTTCGACTTCCTCGAGTTCCAGAACGAGTTCGACGCCGGCTGCCCGTAA
- the hutI gene encoding imidazolonepropionase gives MAPATTTIANARILTLDPSLGDGPLGIVGRGWVRFDDDRVAEVRPGDPSSPADLDAGGRVLMPAFVDCHTHACWAGDRVDEWCLRCAGADYLELLEAGGGIMSTVRAVRAASQQQLADDLLERLGTMLRLGTAAVEVKSGYGLATADELKMLHAITDAGERWPGRVVPTACIGHALDPDAPRERFIRTTIDETLPAVIAEFPGVAVDAYCERGAWTIEECIELFEAAHAAGHPCRVHADQFHAQGMTQAAIERGFLSVDHLEATSASGLRTLAKSNTFGVMLPCSGFHVDRRYADARTFLDADGRLAIATNYNPGSAPCPGMPTAIALACRFNGTPPMTPEEAIIAATRTPAALLGFDDAGRLVPGARADAVLLRYTSERELAHTFGGDAVERVWVAGTPI, from the coding sequence ATGGCGCCGGCGACCACCACCATCGCCAACGCCCGCATCCTCACGCTCGACCCGAGCCTCGGCGATGGGCCGCTGGGCATCGTCGGCCGCGGCTGGGTCCGCTTCGACGACGACCGCGTGGCGGAGGTCCGCCCGGGCGATCCGTCGTCGCCGGCCGACCTCGACGCCGGCGGCCGGGTGCTCATGCCCGCCTTCGTCGACTGCCACACGCACGCCTGCTGGGCGGGCGACCGCGTCGACGAGTGGTGCCTGCGGTGCGCGGGCGCGGACTACCTCGAACTGCTCGAGGCCGGTGGCGGCATCATGAGCACCGTCCGCGCGGTGCGCGCCGCGTCGCAGCAGCAGCTCGCCGACGATCTCCTGGAACGGCTGGGCACGATGCTGCGACTGGGCACCGCCGCCGTCGAGGTCAAGTCGGGCTACGGGCTGGCCACCGCCGACGAGTTGAAGATGCTCCACGCCATCACGGACGCCGGCGAACGCTGGCCGGGCCGCGTCGTCCCCACTGCCTGCATCGGCCACGCCCTCGACCCCGACGCGCCCCGCGAGCGGTTCATCCGCACGACCATCGACGAGACGCTGCCCGCCGTCATCGCGGAGTTCCCGGGCGTCGCCGTCGACGCGTACTGCGAGCGGGGCGCATGGACGATCGAGGAGTGCATCGAACTCTTCGAGGCCGCGCACGCCGCGGGCCACCCGTGCCGCGTGCACGCCGACCAGTTCCACGCGCAGGGCATGACCCAGGCCGCCATCGAGCGCGGCTTCCTGAGCGTGGACCACCTGGAGGCCACCAGCGCCAGCGGGCTGCGGACGCTCGCGAAGAGCAACACCTTCGGCGTGATGCTGCCCTGCAGCGGCTTCCACGTCGACCGCCGCTACGCGGACGCGCGGACCTTCCTGGACGCCGACGGCCGGCTCGCCATCGCCACCAACTACAACCCCGGCAGCGCACCCTGCCCCGGCATGCCCACGGCCATCGCCCTCGCCTGCCGCTTCAATGGCACTCCGCCCATGACGCCCGAGGAGGCGATCATCGCCGCGACGCGGACGCCCGCGGCGCTGCTCGGCTTCGATGATGCCGGAAGGCTGGTGCCGGGCGCCCGGGCGGATGCGGTGCTGCTCCGGTACACGAGCGAACGCGAGCTAGCGCACACGTTTGGCGGCGATGCCGTCGAGCGGGTGTGGGTAGCCGGAACGCCGATCTAG
- a CDS encoding RluA family pseudouridine synthase: MPDEPATPPAAEEAPAPPASIPPAASPAPTRDIRIVGDTGRFVVVDKPAGLLSVPGRGEHKADCVRSRVKARYHRADGPMTVHRLDQDTSGLIVVALDAAAHRSMSKVFEFRRVTKRYVALLDGELASHAGTIDLPLRIDWPNRPRHIVADDGRDSVTRYRVLRTENGRTRVEFTPVTGRGHQLRVHAADHRGLGVPILGDPLYGDPAAHPRLCLHAWSLEFQDPWTHELLYFEAQPEF; this comes from the coding sequence GTGCCCGACGAACCCGCGACGCCGCCCGCAGCCGAGGAAGCCCCAGCGCCGCCGGCGAGCATCCCGCCCGCGGCCAGCCCCGCCCCCACCCGCGACATCCGGATTGTCGGGGATACGGGCCGCTTCGTCGTCGTCGACAAGCCGGCCGGCCTGCTCTCGGTGCCGGGCCGCGGCGAGCACAAGGCCGATTGCGTCCGCAGCCGCGTCAAGGCCCGCTACCACCGCGCCGACGGCCCCATGACGGTCCATCGGCTCGACCAGGACACCTCGGGCCTGATCGTCGTCGCCCTCGACGCCGCCGCCCATCGCTCCATGTCAAAGGTCTTCGAGTTCCGTCGCGTCACCAAGCGATACGTCGCGTTGCTCGACGGCGAGCTGGCCTCCCACGCCGGCACCATCGACCTGCCCCTCAGGATCGACTGGCCCAACCGCCCCCGGCACATCGTGGCCGACGACGGTCGCGACTCGGTCACCCGCTACCGGGTGCTACGCACCGAGAACGGCCGCACCCGCGTCGAATTCACGCCGGTCACCGGCCGGGGCCACCAGCTCCGCGTGCACGCCGCCGACCATCGCGGACTGGGCGTGCCCATCCTGGGCGATCCCCTGTACGGCGATCCCGCCGCGCACCCCAGGCTCTGCCTGCACGCTTGGTCGCTGGAGTTCCAGGACCCCTGGACGCACGAGCTGCTCTACTTCGAGGCCCAGCCCGAGTTCTGA
- a CDS encoding GAF domain-containing protein, which produces MGEAAAPTRNYAGLLEACERFGGDRDARMQLFVDAAWDALRNADVSWLGFYMPDPKDCTQMVLGPRRDKPACSPIGLHGACGQSYAERMTLVVTDVANLGEGYVACDPRDLAELVIPVLDDAGEAWGVLDLDSFSRGVFGERDAAELHRALRSAGLTHGGAPAVRII; this is translated from the coding sequence GTGGGCGAGGCGGCCGCCCCAACCAGAAACTACGCGGGTCTTCTCGAGGCGTGCGAACGCTTCGGTGGCGATCGCGATGCGCGGATGCAGCTGTTCGTCGATGCGGCCTGGGACGCCCTGCGCAACGCGGACGTCTCGTGGCTGGGCTTCTACATGCCCGATCCCAAAGATTGCACGCAGATGGTGCTGGGCCCGCGGCGGGACAAGCCGGCGTGCTCACCCATCGGGCTGCATGGCGCCTGCGGGCAGAGCTATGCGGAGCGGATGACGCTGGTCGTGACCGACGTCGCGAATCTGGGGGAGGGCTACGTCGCGTGCGACCCCCGGGACCTGGCCGAGCTAGTCATCCCCGTGCTGGACGATGCCGGCGAGGCCTGGGGCGTGCTGGACCTCGATAGCTTCTCGCGCGGCGTCTTCGGCGAGCGGGACGCGGCGGAGCTGCACCGCGCGCTTCGCTCCGCCGGGCTGACGCACGGCGGAGCGCCCGCGGTGCGCATCATCTAG
- a CDS encoding Glu/Leu/Phe/Val dehydrogenase, producing the protein MSGGDVFVDQALPRLEEAASHSRAHPETVARLRQAELFTEVAIPVRKDDGSLEVFTGYRCRYNTVRGPAKGGIRFHPDVDAGEVRALAFWMTFKCATVGIPLGGGKGGVIVDPKKLSQAELERLSRGFVRGLADVIGPDIDVPAPDVYTNPTTMAWMMDEYNTIKRGHFPGVITGKPVPRGGSVGRGDATARGGYYILKDLEEKRGWTPEDVTVAIQGFGNAGQHFATLAGNDGYRIVAVSDSRGGIHAKDGLDVQSTIQTKLDSGRLPDAGESISNEDLLELDVDVLVPAALENVITKDNAGRVRAGTLIELANGPLTGDADKILHKAGSLVVPDILANAGGVTVSYFEWTQNQSGYYWTEDTVHERLREIMVREFNAVYDLAEDKDLPMRTACYVHALDRLAEAMEATGTEKLFGT; encoded by the coding sequence ATGTCCGGCGGCGACGTATTCGTAGATCAGGCGCTCCCCCGGCTCGAAGAAGCCGCCTCGCACTCCAGGGCCCACCCCGAGACGGTGGCGCGGCTCCGCCAGGCCGAGCTGTTCACCGAGGTGGCCATCCCCGTCCGCAAGGACGACGGCTCGCTCGAGGTCTTCACGGGCTATCGCTGCCGCTACAACACCGTCCGCGGGCCCGCCAAGGGCGGCATCCGCTTCCACCCCGACGTCGACGCCGGCGAGGTGCGGGCGCTGGCGTTCTGGATGACCTTCAAGTGCGCCACGGTGGGCATCCCGCTGGGCGGCGGCAAGGGCGGCGTCATCGTCGATCCCAAGAAGCTCAGCCAGGCCGAGCTCGAGCGGCTCAGCCGCGGCTTCGTGCGGGGGCTTGCCGACGTCATCGGCCCGGACATCGACGTGCCCGCGCCCGACGTGTACACCAACCCCACCACCATGGCGTGGATGATGGACGAGTACAACACCATCAAGCGGGGCCACTTCCCCGGCGTGATCACGGGCAAGCCGGTGCCGCGGGGCGGCTCGGTCGGCCGCGGCGACGCCACGGCCCGCGGGGGGTACTACATCCTCAAGGACCTCGAGGAGAAGCGCGGCTGGACGCCCGAGGACGTGACCGTCGCGATCCAGGGCTTCGGCAACGCGGGGCAGCACTTCGCCACGCTCGCGGGCAACGACGGCTACCGGATCGTCGCGGTCAGCGATTCGAGGGGCGGCATCCACGCCAAGGACGGCCTGGACGTCCAGAGCACCATCCAGACCAAGCTCGATTCGGGCCGGCTGCCCGACGCGGGCGAGTCGATCTCCAACGAGGACCTGCTCGAGCTGGACGTCGACGTGCTGGTGCCGGCGGCCCTGGAGAACGTCATCACCAAGGACAACGCCGGCCGCGTGCGCGCCGGGACGCTCATCGAGCTGGCCAACGGCCCGCTGACCGGCGACGCCGACAAGATCTTGCACAAGGCCGGCAGCCTCGTGGTGCCCGACATCCTCGCCAATGCCGGCGGCGTGACCGTGAGCTACTTCGAGTGGACGCAGAACCAGAGCGGCTACTACTGGACCGAGGACACGGTGCACGAGCGGCTCCGCGAGATCATGGTCCGCGAGTTCAACGCCGTGTACGACCTGGCCGAGGACAAGGACCTGCCGATGCGGACCGCCTGCTACGTGCACGCCCTGGACCGCCTGGCCGAGGCGATGGAGGCCACGGGGACCGAGAAGCTGTTCGGGACGTAG
- a CDS encoding DUF1573 domain-containing protein, whose amino-acid sequence MAHARPRVALLTALPVLLVGLAGATASAQSSAQQREVQDGVAEPAPKFEIESQVLDFGRILDTEEVTRAIVFRNAGDAPLEIVNVRTTCGCTAAEPPDGPLAPGESFELEIGFNPIGKRPGQQEQSVTLRTNDRENSVVVVKVRANIQALVAVEPASVNMGSVAKKARKDAMISITGMTSDFEAHTITIVGEGSKYFETEILDPMQIENEDGTISQRTDIIVSLKADAPPGRAQAMAVIRTNEQRRRIVNVGLTAEVKGDVVISPTRMQLGVLRAGEGVTETIEITNAKGQPFRVVGVEMHPLDPAGLNPFPIEYEIVPANPDPAATEADKAKPSDAYRLTLQVPAQEAGGRVRGSIVIRTDVALEEEIKMPYVGRVRAATGQ is encoded by the coding sequence ATGGCCCATGCCCGACCACGCGTTGCCCTCCTAACCGCCCTGCCCGTGTTGCTCGTCGGACTGGCCGGCGCGACGGCGTCCGCGCAGTCGTCGGCCCAGCAGCGTGAGGTGCAGGACGGCGTGGCCGAGCCCGCGCCGAAGTTCGAGATCGAGTCGCAGGTGCTGGATTTCGGCCGCATCCTCGATACCGAAGAGGTCACGCGAGCCATCGTGTTCCGCAACGCGGGCGACGCGCCGCTCGAGATCGTGAACGTCCGGACGACCTGCGGCTGCACCGCGGCGGAGCCGCCAGACGGCCCGCTCGCCCCCGGCGAGAGCTTCGAGCTAGAGATCGGCTTCAACCCCATCGGCAAGCGGCCCGGCCAGCAGGAGCAATCGGTGACGCTCCGCACCAACGACCGCGAGAACTCGGTGGTCGTCGTGAAGGTGCGCGCGAACATCCAGGCACTCGTGGCGGTCGAGCCCGCGTCGGTGAACATGGGCAGCGTCGCCAAGAAGGCGCGCAAGGACGCGATGATCTCGATCACGGGCATGACCTCGGACTTCGAGGCCCACACGATCACGATCGTGGGCGAGGGTTCGAAGTACTTCGAGACCGAGATCCTCGATCCGATGCAGATCGAGAACGAGGACGGCACGATCTCGCAGCGGACCGACATCATCGTGTCGCTCAAGGCCGACGCGCCCCCCGGGCGCGCGCAGGCCATGGCGGTGATCCGCACCAACGAGCAGCGCCGCCGCATCGTCAACGTCGGCCTGACCGCGGAGGTCAAGGGCGACGTCGTCATCAGCCCCACGCGGATGCAGCTGGGCGTGCTGCGGGCCGGCGAGGGCGTGACCGAGACCATCGAGATCACCAACGCCAAGGGCCAGCCCTTCCGGGTCGTGGGCGTCGAGATGCACCCGCTGGATCCGGCGGGCCTCAACCCCTTCCCGATCGAGTACGAGATCGTGCCGGCCAACCCCGATCCCGCCGCCACCGAGGCCGACAAGGCCAAGCCCAGCGATGCCTACCGGCTGACGCTGCAGGTGCCGGCGCAGGAGGCCGGTGGTCGCGTACGGGGCAGCATCGTGATCCGCACCGACGTGGCACTCGAGGAAGAGATCAAGATGCCCTACGTCGGCCGCGTTCGGGCCGCCACGGGCCAGTAG
- a CDS encoding rhodanese-like domain-containing protein, which yields MRFVGWVAIIVLVSLGAAVAHSMIWEITTDPAAALAEARAQGRAAARPPAGDGASQPGGDSGGDSGSEVADPTDPIEGDRVEGGPGPAADVAGADGDADLPDYYVSIARARELWDEGYDFIDARTDREREIGWVEGSYQLETRNFIDGSAFGVLAGLSPELPIIVYCDGGECDASENVALRLQQNGFTDIYIMHEGFPAWAEAGHPVEMPEGGP from the coding sequence ATGCGCTTCGTCGGCTGGGTCGCGATCATCGTGCTCGTGTCGCTGGGCGCGGCCGTCGCGCATTCGATGATCTGGGAGATCACGACCGATCCCGCCGCGGCCCTCGCCGAAGCGCGGGCGCAGGGCCGGGCCGCCGCGCGTCCGCCGGCCGGCGATGGCGCGTCGCAGCCGGGCGGCGACTCGGGCGGCGACTCGGGCAGCGAAGTGGCCGACCCCACGGATCCGATCGAGGGTGATCGGGTCGAGGGCGGTCCGGGACCGGCGGCGGACGTCGCGGGCGCCGACGGGGACGCCGACCTGCCCGACTACTACGTGTCGATCGCCCGCGCCCGCGAGTTGTGGGACGAGGGCTACGACTTCATCGATGCCCGGACCGACCGCGAGCGGGAGATCGGCTGGGTCGAGGGCTCGTACCAGCTCGAGACCCGCAACTTCATCGACGGCAGCGCGTTCGGGGTGCTCGCGGGGCTCTCGCCCGAGCTGCCCATCATCGTGTACTGCGACGGCGGCGAGTGCGACGCCTCCGAGAACGTGGCGCTGCGGCTGCAGCAGAACGGCTTCACCGACATCTACATCATGCACGAGGGCTTCCCGGCCTGGGCCGAGGCGGGTCACCCGGTGGAGATGCCGGAGGGCGGGCCGTGA
- the rpsR gene encoding 30S ribosomal protein S18 gives MSRFSRFGGGPNKKSVIHTSGKGVTYVDWKDVDNLRRMMSPNGKIYGRKRLSTTAKEQAMIAQAIKRARFMGLLPYTSATL, from the coding sequence ATGAGCAGGTTTTCTCGCTTCGGCGGCGGCCCCAACAAGAAGTCGGTCATCCACACCTCCGGCAAGGGCGTGACCTATGTCGACTGGAAGGACGTGGACAACCTCCGCCGGATGATGAGCCCCAACGGCAAGATCTACGGCCGCAAGCGGCTGAGCACGACCGCCAAGGAGCAGGCGATGATTGCCCAGGCGATCAAGCGGGCCCGCTTCATGGGCCTGCTGCCGTACACGTCGGCGACGCTGTAG
- a CDS encoding MauE/DoxX family redox-associated membrane protein codes for MSAWRRFDIGLTMLVRVFLAGVFGFAAYMKLQNPQAAQAFAESIKAFGILEEGAHDHVLRLSTFAVPWTEAICAVLLLIGFRTRAAGFVLLAAMGVFIWAVADVLAGGRSVQCGCFGDFSWPCGDVVGSCHLWRNGVLAALCLFAVVRGGGPASIDGLLHGSGGKPEDDAGPAGAPEAPDFGDRPAPPPARAVEVPLAPASTTPLSSPPAGDDPGGRPRWD; via the coding sequence GTGAGCGCGTGGCGGCGCTTCGACATCGGCCTCACGATGCTGGTGCGGGTGTTCCTCGCGGGCGTGTTTGGCTTTGCGGCGTACATGAAGCTGCAGAACCCGCAGGCGGCGCAGGCGTTCGCCGAGTCGATCAAGGCCTTCGGCATACTCGAGGAGGGGGCCCACGACCACGTGCTGCGGCTGTCGACCTTCGCGGTGCCGTGGACCGAGGCCATCTGCGCGGTGCTGCTGCTGATCGGCTTTAGGACCCGTGCGGCGGGATTCGTGCTGCTGGCGGCGATGGGCGTGTTCATCTGGGCGGTGGCCGACGTGCTGGCCGGCGGCCGGTCGGTGCAGTGCGGGTGCTTCGGAGACTTCAGCTGGCCCTGCGGCGACGTGGTGGGCAGCTGCCACCTGTGGCGGAACGGCGTGCTGGCGGCGCTGTGCCTGTTCGCGGTCGTGCGCGGCGGCGGGCCGGCGTCGATCGATGGGCTGCTCCACGGATCGGGCGGGAAGCCCGAGGACGACGCGGGGCCGGCCGGGGCGCCCGAGGCTCCGGATTTTGGGGACCGGCCCGCGCCGCCGCCGGCTCGCGCAGTCGAGGTGCCGCTGGCCCCGGCGAGCACGACCCCGCTATCATCTCCGCCCGCCGGGGATGACCCCGGTGGACGGCCCCGCTGGGATTAG